One region of Oceanibaculum indicum P24 genomic DNA includes:
- a CDS encoding ABC transporter permease — protein MTAYLLRRLFATLPVMAVVAVFVFMLLRLAPGDPAALIAGDDATLADIEAIRAKLGLDLPIWEQFILWLSDILQGDLGVSIFSNLPVTTLIAQRLEPTLMLMLATLFVAVTLAIPLGVLAAWKARTIIDRLVMVISVLGFAIPVFLAGYVLIYVFSIQLRWLPVQGYKPLAQGLWPCIQSLILPAVALGTTYMALIARITRASMLDVLAQDYIRTANAKGLATQRVLLLHALKNASVPIVTVIGIGIALLISGVVITETVFNIPGLGRLTVDAVLKRDYPIVQGLILVFAGTKVLINLAIDMSYAFLDPRIRY, from the coding sequence ATGACCGCCTATCTCCTCCGCCGGCTGTTCGCCACCCTTCCCGTCATGGCCGTCGTGGCGGTTTTCGTGTTCATGCTGCTGCGCCTGGCGCCGGGCGATCCCGCGGCGCTGATCGCCGGCGACGACGCGACCCTGGCCGATATCGAGGCGATCCGTGCCAAGCTGGGGCTCGACCTGCCGATCTGGGAGCAGTTCATCCTCTGGCTTTCCGATATTCTTCAGGGCGATCTCGGTGTGTCGATCTTCTCCAACCTGCCGGTCACCACGCTGATCGCGCAGCGGTTGGAGCCGACGCTGATGCTGATGCTGGCGACGCTGTTCGTCGCCGTCACGCTGGCGATCCCGCTTGGCGTTCTGGCCGCCTGGAAGGCCCGCACCATCATCGACCGGCTGGTCATGGTGATCTCCGTGCTGGGCTTCGCCATTCCCGTCTTCCTGGCCGGATATGTGCTGATCTATGTGTTCTCGATCCAGCTGCGCTGGCTGCCCGTGCAGGGCTACAAGCCGCTGGCGCAGGGGCTGTGGCCCTGCATCCAGAGCCTGATCCTGCCGGCAGTGGCACTGGGCACCACCTATATGGCGCTGATCGCACGCATCACCCGCGCCTCCATGCTGGACGTGCTGGCGCAGGATTATATCCGCACCGCCAACGCCAAGGGGCTGGCGACACAGCGCGTGCTGCTGCTGCATGCGCTGAAGAACGCCTCCGTACCCATCGTGACGGTTATCGGCATCGGTATCGCACTGCTGATCAGCGGCGTCGTCATCACCGAGACCGTGTTCAACATCCCCGGCCTGGGGCGGCTGACCGTCGATGCTGTGCTGAAGCGCGACTATCCCATCGTGCAGGGGCTGATCCTGGTGTTCGCCGGGACCAAGGTGCTGATCAATCTGGCGATCGACATGTCCTACGCCTTCCTCGACCCGCGCATCCGGTATTAG